A stretch of Mucilaginibacter terrae DNA encodes these proteins:
- the yihA gene encoding ribosome biogenesis GTP-binding protein YihA/YsxC, whose protein sequence is MIVKSAEFICSNTQISKLPPPEKPEYAFIGRSNVGKSSLINMLTNKKGLAKTSQTPGKTQLINHFYINEHWYLVDLPGYGYARISKTKKEDWNKFIRTYLDKRESLQCVLVLIDSRLEPQKIDVEFCNWLGEKGLSFVVVFTKADKQSGLKTDQNVALFRKALLETFEEAPPFFITSSENKLGKDEVLGFIDEINKTFVKPDYKRFD, encoded by the coding sequence ATGATTGTCAAATCTGCTGAATTTATTTGCAGTAACACGCAAATATCAAAACTACCCCCTCCCGAAAAACCGGAGTACGCTTTCATTGGTCGCTCCAATGTAGGTAAATCTTCGTTGATTAATATGCTGACCAATAAAAAAGGGTTGGCCAAAACGTCGCAAACGCCTGGTAAAACCCAGCTCATAAATCATTTTTACATTAATGAGCATTGGTACCTGGTTGATTTACCCGGCTACGGCTATGCCCGTATATCAAAAACCAAAAAAGAGGATTGGAACAAATTTATCCGCACCTACCTTGATAAACGGGAGAGTTTGCAATGCGTGCTGGTACTGATTGATAGCCGCCTGGAACCGCAAAAAATAGACGTGGAGTTTTGCAATTGGCTTGGCGAAAAGGGCTTGTCGTTTGTGGTGGTATTTACCAAGGCCGATAAACAGTCTGGACTAAAAACCGACCAGAATGTTGCACTTTTCCGTAAAGCGTTACTGGAAACTTTTGAAGAAGCACCTCCGTTTTTCATCACATCATCTGAAAATAAATTAGGTAAAGATGAAGTGCTGGGCTTTATTGATGAGATAAATAAAACGTTTGTTAAGCCTGATTATAAGAGGTTTGATTAG
- a CDS encoding endonuclease domain-containing protein, which translates to MPRKIIPYKAHLKELARQLRNNSTPAEIKLWQELRNKQFHNYDFQRQKPLLNYIVDFYCAELDLVIEIDGRYHEGISEADAQRDAELGIYNLTVIRFSEFEVINDMFNVLKTLEAYLEEFKSRV; encoded by the coding sequence ATGCCACGCAAAATAATCCCCTACAAAGCACACCTAAAGGAACTTGCAAGGCAGTTAAGAAACAATAGTACTCCCGCAGAAATAAAACTTTGGCAAGAGTTGCGGAACAAACAGTTTCACAACTATGATTTCCAACGACAAAAGCCCTTGCTGAATTATATTGTCGATTTTTACTGCGCTGAGTTAGATTTGGTGATTGAAATAGACGGACGTTATCATGAGGGCATTAGCGAAGCAGATGCTCAACGTGATGCAGAGTTAGGTATTTACAATTTGACTGTAATTAGATTTAGTGAGTTTGAAGTAATAAATGACATGTTCAATGTTTTGAAAACGCTGGAAGCATATTTAGAAGAGTTTAAAAGCAGGGTTTGA
- a CDS encoding VOC family protein has product MSYTIPAQTRIGHVHLKVSDLQRSIAFYCGLLGFELVMKYGEQAAFISAGGYHHHIGLNTWHSLGSEPAPDRYPGLYHTAILYPERKDLAAIMQRLIDVKYQHITGASDHGVSEAIYLNDPDLNGVELYWDRPKELWPQDEAGNLTMFTRRLDIDNLLAELK; this is encoded by the coding sequence ATGAGCTACACAATTCCTGCACAAACCCGTATTGGTCATGTGCATTTAAAAGTAAGTGATCTGCAACGCTCCATTGCTTTTTACTGCGGCCTGTTAGGTTTTGAACTGGTAATGAAATATGGCGAGCAGGCCGCTTTTATTTCGGCAGGGGGCTATCATCATCATATTGGGTTGAACACCTGGCACAGCTTAGGCTCCGAACCTGCACCTGATCGCTATCCCGGCCTGTATCATACCGCAATTTTATATCCCGAGCGCAAAGACCTTGCTGCTATAATGCAACGTTTAATTGATGTTAAGTACCAGCATATTACCGGCGCGTCAGACCATGGCGTATCAGAAGCTATTTACCTGAACGACCCCGATCTTAACGGTGTAGAACTTTACTGGGACCGCCCCAAAGAGCTATGGCCGCAAGATGAAGCCGGTAACTTAACCATGTTTACCCGCCGTTTAGACATTGATAACCTGCTGGCCGAACTGAAGTAA